ATTAAAACTAATTGCCTATTCGGGTGATGTGAGTGGTCCATGTAAGCATATAAATTTGGAAACCATCACTTTGCATGCAGCACCATCGGTAAAATTTGATCAATTAACCCCGGTATGTATCAATGCAGGAAGTATGCTGATTGTAGCAGAAGAAATAGGCAATGTACCCGGTAAAGGTGTGTTTTCAGGGCCGGGCATTAATGCTGATGGTCGCTTTAATCCACTTCGTGCTGGAGTTGGAATCTGGAATATCACTTATACATTTACTGCTGATAATGGTTGTGTAGATCAAATCACCCGATCAATTATTGTGAATCCATTACCAAAAGTTAATATTGAAAGCGACCTGTATGCATTTATTGATGGTATAGTACAAGTTAATGCCTCCGTGTCAGAAGCAGGATTAAAATTTAAATGGTCGCCAGCTACAGGGTTAAGCAGAGATGATATATTGAACCCTATTATTACCGCTGATGATGATAGGGAATACACGCTGACTGTAACTTCTAAATTAAACTGCGATGAAACTGTAAAGGTTCGGCTTCATGCATTAAGGGAAATCATTCCTCCAAATGCTTTTAGTCCCAATGGGGATGGTGTAAATGACGTTTGGAAATTAAATCACCTTGAATCTTATCCAAACTCAACGGTAGAAATTTTTAATAGATACGGAGTAAAAATTTTTTTTAGTCAAGGATATTCAATACCTTTTGATGGCAATTATGAAGGGAAACCATTACCTGTTGGTACATATTATTATATAATCAATCCAAGAAATGGAAAGAAAACAATTACCGGCTCATTAACATTAATCAGGTAGGATGAAACGCTCAATATTTTTAGTGCAATTGCTATTAGGGCTTAGTTGTTTTGCACAACAACGGCCACAGTATACCCAATATGTTTTTAATAATTATCTCTTAAATCCGGCAATCAGCGGTATAGAAAATTATACAGATATAAAAGTAGGCTATAGAAAGCAATGGGCAGGTATTGAAAATGCACCTCAAACATCTTTTATAACTGCTAACTGGAACCTTGGGGCTGATTATCTGTGGAAAAATGCCTTATCTCTACCTGATAAAGGCGATGATCCAATGAGCAGGAATTACATGCAAAACTACACTTCCTCACCTGCACACCATGGGATGGGTGTTACCGCTGTTTACGATAAATTAGGGCCCCTTTCAAGACTTGATGCAAATCTAACTTATGCTTATCACCTCAAACTAAGTAATACATATAACTTTTCTGTAGGTGTTGCAGCGGGGGTAAGCAGGATAGCTATGGATATCAATGCTTTAACTTTTGAGGATCAAAGCCGTATTGATCCCGCAATATCAAATGGTAGCGCAAGTCAGCTCAAGCCCGATTTGAGTTTGGGTGTGTGGCTATACAGTGGCAGACTCTTTGCAGGGGCATCCGTACAACAGATTTTGCAACAAAAGCTTTCGTTTACCAGTGATCCCAATTATAATATGGGGAGAGAGAGACCGCATTTTTTTGTTACAGCAGGTTATAGGCTATATATTGATGATGAAGTTTCGGCAACACCTTCAGTTATGGTTAAACAGGTAAGTCCAGTACCGGCATCTGTTGATGTAAACTTAAAGATTTCATTTAGAGATAGGTT
This is a stretch of genomic DNA from Candidatus Pedobacter colombiensis. It encodes these proteins:
- a CDS encoding type IX secretion system membrane protein PorP/SprF, with product MKRSIFLVQLLLGLSCFAQQRPQYTQYVFNNYLLNPAISGIENYTDIKVGYRKQWAGIENAPQTSFITANWNLGADYLWKNALSLPDKGDDPMSRNYMQNYTSSPAHHGMGVTAVYDKLGPLSRLDANLTYAYHLKLSNTYNFSVGVAAGVSRIAMDINALTFEDQSRIDPAISNGSASQLKPDLSLGVWLYSGRLFAGASVQQILQQKLSFTSDPNYNMGRERPHFFVTAGYRLYIDDEVSATPSVMVKQVSPVPASVDVNLKISFRDRFWLGGSYRKDDSFSAMAGINISKLLNLTYAYDFTTSGLNQVSNGSHEIVLGVQLNNVYEVFSSGRMW